A window from Megalobrama amblycephala isolate DHTTF-2021 linkage group LG21, ASM1881202v1, whole genome shotgun sequence encodes these proteins:
- the timeless gene encoding LOW QUALITY PROTEIN: protein timeless homolog (The sequence of the model RefSeq protein was modified relative to this genomic sequence to represent the inferred CDS: deleted 1 base in 1 codon): protein MDLYMMNCELLATCSALGFLEGDVYHKEPDCLESVKDLIRYLRHEDDTRDIRQQLGAGQILQNDLLPIITQHTQDKPLFDACIRLMVNLTQPALLCFGKVPDDPAFRHHFLQVTSYLQAYKEAFADEKIFTVLSETLYNLLQLDWEQRAEEDNLLIERILLLVRNVLHVPADPYEEKNVDDDASIHDKLLWAVHMSGLDDLLKFLACAQSEQQWSFHILEIISLMFRDQTPELLVSAGQMRSAQEKQKDMQELELLRQKELAEKRSRTLLRGTRHSRFRGSYVIQGLKSVGEKDVIFHQGLHNYKNYSHDAGKPVRRVPKRKQMAQDSESRRRSALNVRLFLREFCIDFLENCYNRLMYLVKEGLIRERAQQHDETYYLWALTFFMAFNRGQNFRPDVVSETMSIRTFHFIEKNITNYYEMILTDRNDATSWSRRMHLALKAYQELLLTVNEMDRSKDENIRHSSNVIKSNIFYLMEFREIFLTLLRKFDERMQPHSFLRDLVESTHLFLRMLERFCKGRNSLVVQKKRVKRRKRSKKSHQTEATAEDLEQTWQIVSEELRSSAFQLSESLTEGAVPFDAASETPVNEQRTEALVRIQDCIMSRSGPEALSLLRAARAVWPEGDTFGSVEVEPEEELELLKQILFTKLPSKITGQVPLDSALEEEDGVELEEEEELESVAVSETEFNFLDFIKRFASPQVVRPYIILLRSYSQNSSHTNHCIARMLHRLAVDLKMEALLYQLSVFSLFNKILGDPAASTYQELVTFAKYVLNRFFVFAAKNNKAFVELLFWKNVGAVREMTEGYNKEGEGTKKKGKWTPEEEEQLQRLYEEYRDSGVPDVVETLLPLLSSSRTRREVVSHMVSMGLVDSVKDLKKERKGTRIVLWTEEQEQELQILFEEFRDSDDVLGNILKRITAKRSRARIVDKILSMGLVSDRRDLYKKRQRSAPGKSTGMTEEEFFDMTGESQEKDMDVEEEDEDESEQDEEDNEDQAGNSVKRGPKGMSRDIASEKIHSLRNMVQTLQQQGLSGPVLWLQNCLNRTADDREEDGVSHPVALVPLTEENEDAMENRAFQKLLRAIGIRAPSDGQESFWRISPSLSVDQLRKLAVSLDPVEETAPEGDSEGNKDNSLAVEMEEDDDDDDDDQELRAQALRALLLSRQRKHTSAKSKDSASCEASS from the exons ATGGACTTGTACATGATGAACTGTGAGTTATTGGCAACGTGCAGTGCGCTGGGTTTTCTGGAGGGAGACGTTTACCACAAAGAACCAGACTGCCTTG AGAGTGTGAAAGATTTGATTCGTTATCTGAGACATGAGGATGACACGAGAGACATCAGACAGCAGCTGGGAGCTGGACAGATCCTGCAGAATGACCTGTTACCCATCATCACCCAGCACACACAGGACAAACCGCTCTTTGATGCCTGTATTAG GCTAATGGTGAACCTGACCCAGCCAGCGCTGCTCTGCTTTGGAAAAGTTCCTGATGATCCGGCCTTCCGACATCACTTCCTGCAAGTGACGTCATACCTTCAGGCCTATAAAGAG GCATTTGCAGATGAGAAGATCTTTACTGTGCTGAGTGAAACGCTCTACAACCTTCTGCAACTG gACTGGGAGCAAAGGGCTGAAGAAGATAATTTACTGATTGAGAGGATTTTGCTGCTGGTCAGAAATGTGTTGCACGTCCCTGCAGACCCATATGAGGAAAAG AATGTGGATGATGATGCCAGTATTCACGATAAACTGCTGTGGGCCGTTCACATGAGTGGACTGGATGATCTGCTGAAGTTTCTTGCGTGTGCTCAGAGTGAACAGCAATGGAGCTTCCACATCCTGGAAATCATCTCCCTCATGTTCAGAGATCAG ACTCCTGAGCTTTTGGTGAGTGCAGGACAGATGCGTTCAGCCCAGGAGAAACAAAAAGACATGCAGGAGCTGGAGTTATTGAGACAGAAAGAACTGGCTGAAAAACGCAGCCGCACGCTACTGAGAGGCACCAG ACACTCTCGTTTCCGTGGTTCATATGTCATTCAAGGACTGAAATCTGTTGGAGAGAAAGATGTGATTTTTCACCAAGGACTTCACAAT TATAAGAACTATTCTCATGACGCGGGTAAGCCCGTGAGACGTGTCCCCAAACGCAAACAGATGGCGCAAGACTCAGAGAGCCGACGACGCTCGGCGTTAAATGTACGTCTCTTCCTGCGCGAGTTCTGCATCGACTTCTTGGAGAACTGCTATAATCGGCTCATGTACCTTGTGAAG GAGGGATTGATCCGGGAACGGGCCCAGCAGCATGATGAGACATACTATCTGTGGGCCTTAACGTTCTTCATGGCCTTTAACCGCGGTCAGAACTTCAGACCGGATGTGGTGTCTGAGACCATGTCCATCCGCACCTTTCATTTCATTGAGAAGAACATCACCAACTACTATGAGATGATACTCACTGACCGGAATGATGCCACATCCTGGTCTCGCAG GATGCATTTGGCTCTGAAGGCGTATCAGGAGCTGCTGCTGACAGTAAATGAAATGGATCGCTCAAAGGATGAAAACATCCGACACAGTTCCAACGTCATCAaga GTAATATCTTTTATCTGATGGAGTTCAGGGAGATTTTTCTGACTCTCTTGCGTAAATTTGATGAGCGAATGCAGCCACACTCATTTCTCAGAGATCTGGTGGAGTCCACACATCTGTTTCTGAGGAtgctggagagattctgcaagGGTCGAAACAGTCTGGTAGTGCAG AAAAAAAGAGTGAAACGAAGGAAACGTAGCAAGAAGAGTCATCAGACAGAGGCCACAGCTGAAGACCTGGAACAGACATGGCAGATAGTGTCTGAAGAGCTCAGATCGTCTGCCTTTCAG TTGTCAGAGAGTCTGACAGAGGGTGCTGTGCCCTTCGATGCTGCATCTGAGACTCCAGTGAATGAGCAGAGGACTGAAGCATTGGTCAGGATTCAAGACTGCATTATGTCTCGCTCAGGACCTGAAGCTTTGAGTTTACTCCGTGCTGCACG GGCAGTGTGGCCTGAAGGAGACACATTTGGATCTGTTGAGGTGGAACCTGAGGAGGAACTAGAACTCCTGAAGCAGATACTTTTCACTAAGCTCCCTAGTAAGATCACA GGTCAAGTTCCATTAGATTCTGCTCTGGAGGAAGAGGATGGAGTTGAGttggaggaagaggaagagctGGAGTCTGTTGCTGTGTCTGAGACAGAGTTCAACTTCTTAGATTTCATCAAGAG GTTTGCCAGTCCACAAGTTGTGCGTCCATATATTATTCTTCTGCGCTCATACTCCCAGAACTCTTCTCACACCAACCATTGCATCGCACGAATGCTGCACAGACTGGCTGTGGATCTGAAGATGGAGGCGTTACTCTATCAGCTGTCCGTCTTTTCCCTGTTTAATAAGATCCTGGGAGACCCAGCAGCATCCACCTATCAG GAGCTTGTTACGTTTGCAAAATATGTTCTGAACCGGTTCTTTGTATTTGCTGCTAAAAACAACAAAGCGTTTGTGGAGCTGCTGTTCTGGAAGAATGTGGGTGCTGTGAGAGAAATGACTGAGGGATACAATAAAGAGGG GGAAGGCACAAAGAAAAAAGGCAAGTGGACTCCTGAAGAAGAGGAGCAGCTTCAGCGATTGTATGAAGAGTACAGGGACTCTGGAG TGCCTGATGTTGTTGAA ACGCTGTTACCGTTGCTGAGCAGCAGCCGCACTAGACGTGAGGTAGTGTCCCACATGGTATCCATGGGTTTGGTGGACAGTGTGAAGGATTTAAAGAAAGAGAG GAAAGGCACTCGTATCGTGCTCTGGACTGAAGAGCAGGAACAAGAACTCCAGATTCTCTTTGAGGAATTTAGAGACTCTGATG ATGTGCTTGGAAATATTCTAAAGCGGATCACAGCCAAGCGCTCAAGGGCACGAATAGTTGATAAGATCCTCAGCATGGGTCTAGTGTCCGACCGCAGAGACCTGTACAAGAAGAGACAACGCAGTGCCCCTGGCAAGAGCACTGGAATG ACAGAGGAAGAGTTCTTTGATATGACTGGAGAGTCTCAGGAGAAGGACATGGATGTAGAGGAAGAAGACGAGGATGAATCCGAGCAAGATGAAGAAGACAATGAGGATCAAGCTGGCAACTCAGTCAAAAGAGGACCAAAGGGCATGAGTAGAGACATTGCTTCAGAGAAAATTCACAGTCTGAGAAACATGGTCCAGACTTTACAGCAGCAAG GTCTGTCAGGGCCTGTCCTGTGGCTACAGAATTGCCTCAACAGAACTGCTGATGACCGTGAGGAGGATG GTGTTTCTCATCCTGTGGCATTGGTTCCTCTGACAGAGGAGAACGAGGATGCCATGGAGAACAGGGCTTTCCAGAAACTTCTACGCGCAATTGGCATCCGCGCACCCTCAGACGGACAG GAGTCTTTCTGGAGGATTTCTCCCAGTCTGAGCGTGGATCAGCTGAGGAAATTAGCAGTGTCTCTTGACCCGGTTGAGGAGACAGCACCTGAAGGGGACTCTGAGGGAAACAAGGACAACAGTCTGGCTGTTGAGATggaggaggatgatgatgatgatgatgatgaccaAGAGTTGAGAGCTCAAGCACTGAGAGCTTTGCTATTGTCTCGCCAAAGGAAACACACCTCTGCTAAATCAAAGG